A stretch of Mytilus edulis chromosome 11, xbMytEdul2.2, whole genome shotgun sequence DNA encodes these proteins:
- the LOC139495080 gene encoding uncharacterized protein → MKVIQWPVTPTMRTKLIKLRVGRYVNVMQKEKSLLLRRLIILLPVLLLNLLILSKQKISPFVNPSHGTMVKPCTKINPARADINDKIDKEHVMVVDRSSTGEASVPSIPDLSSQNRNSTDFIKDEYNCNIDYLIENNTTKVSSISDSDNLTNDYYEYEQGQAHIIVKDRLKSHYSFWKDIGCYDYILDTILNGYKIPFYSTPPSVCLKNNRSAIIHSEFVTEAIHDLLIRGLIEECEFQPRVVNPLTVSASDGRKKRLILDLRHVNKHLWKSSVKFEDVRIAMQFITNNSFCFQFDIVSAYHHVNIFMPHTEFLGFSWRHENTEKWYKFLVLPFGLSSACYIFTKITRPLIKKWRGEGKQVLMYLDDGLGTHTDEETCKTMSNQVRQDLIQSGFVPKNEKSKWSPMKLLVFLGYSIDTNRGTITIPNERVQKVLKTIADVEYYVSKHGKVHARLVASLVGQIVSMSYVIGNVAYIMSKHLSIDILSMTSWNSCIVLSTESLIQIKFWRENLEHVNVKKFSSDVSCQSVVYSDASNTGYGGYVVETPFNIAHGMWSECEASKSSTWKELNAVRNILLSMINVLKDKRIKWFSDNQNVVTIVEKGSMKPELQDIAMCIFENCLIHNISIDVVWVPRTLNEKADFISRIIDYDDWGIDEQLFMYVDSLWGPHEIDWFANDDNHNLTVFYSRYWTVNSMGIDAFTINWQGANGWFVPPVCLVSKVISYMRQCFAHGTLVLPLWKSASFWPMLCPTGEGFIKEVKGCIDLPTNKKFYTSGKGNKSVFGNIDLPFRVLALRLDFEPF, encoded by the coding sequence ATGAAAGTAATCCAGTGGCCAGTAACTCCGACGATGAGAACAAAATTAATAAAGCTGAGAGTAGGGCGATACGTAAACGTAATGCAAAAGGAAAAAAGTCTGCTTCTAAGAAGGCTAATTATTCTGCTCCCAGTACTCCTTCTCAATTTGTTGATACTTTCCAAACAAAAAATCAGCCCTTTCGTGAACCCCAGTCATGGTACAATGGTCAAGCCttgtacaaaaatcaacccagcACGAGCGGATATCAACGACAAAATAGACAAGGAGCATGTTATGGTTGTGGATCGTTCCAGCACTGGAGAAGCCAGTGTCCCTTCAATCCCAGACCTATCCAGCCAAAATCGAAATAGTACAGACTTTATAAAAGATGAGTATAATTGTAACATAgattatttaattgaaaataatacaactAAAGTATCTTCGATAAGTGACTCGGATAATCTCACTAATGATTACTACGAGTATGAAcagggacaggcacatattatTGTGAAGGACAGGCTTAAAAGTCACTATTCTTTTTGGAAAGATATTGGTTGTTATGATTATATTTTAGATACTATTTTGAATGGTTACAAAATTCCTTTTTACAGTACCCCTCCTTCTGTATGCTTAAAAAACAATCGATCGGCAATCATCCATAGCGAGTTTGTTACCGAAGCTATACATGATCTTCTTATAAGGGGTTTGATTGAGGAATGTGAATTTCAACCTCGTGTTGTAAATCCTCTTACAGTTTCAGCGTCGGACGGTAGGAAAAAACGCCTTATTTTAGACCTCCGTCATGTTAACAAACATCTTTGGAAATCAAGTGTAAAATTTGAAGATGTTCGCATAGCCATGCAGTTTATCACAAACAATTCTTTTTGTTTCCAGTTTGATATTGTGTCGGCATATCACCATGTTAATATTTTTATGCCACATACAGAATTTTTAGGGTTTTCCTGGAGGCATGAAAACACCGAAAAATGGTATAAGTTTTTGGTTCTCCCGTTTGGACTTTCGTCAGCATGTTATATATTTACTAAGATCACAAGACCACTTATAAAAAAGTGGAGGGGTGAAGGTAAGCAAGTTTTAATGTACCTAGATGATGGTTTAGGCACTCATACGGACGAAGAAACTTGCAAAACTATGTCCAATCAAGTGAGACAAGATTTAATTCAGAGTGGATTTGttcctaaaaatgaaaaatctaaatgGTCACCTATGAAACTTTTGGTATTTTTGGGTTATTCAATTGACACAAACCGTGGCACTATAACCATTCCGAACGAAAGAGTTCAAAAGGTTTTAAAAACCATTGCTGACGTTGAATACTATGTATCTAAACATGGCAAAGTCCATGCACGATTGGTTGCTTCTTTAGTGGGACAAATAGTGTCCATGTCATACGTCATTGGTAACGTTGCTTATATCATGTCTAAACATTTAAGCATTGATATTTTAAGTATGACTTCGTGGAATAGTTGTATTGTTTTATCAACAGAAAGCTTGATACAAATTAAATTTTGGAGAGAAAATTTAGAACACGTAAATGTTAAAAAGTTTTCTTCAGATGTGTCATGTCAATCTGTAGTTTATAGTGATGCAAGCAATACAGGATATGGTGGCTATGTTGTAGAAACACCTTTTAATATAGCACATGGTATGTGGTCCGAATGTGAGGCTTCAAAGAGTTCTACGTGGAAAGAGCTAAATGCTGTTAGAAATATTCTATTATCTATGATCAATGTATTAAAAGATAAACGAATTAAATGGTTCAGTGATAACCAGAATGTAGTAACTATTGTGGAAAAAGGTAGTATGAAACCTGAGTTACAGGATATTGCTATGTGCATTTTTGAGAATTGTTTGATACATAATATATCTATCGATGTAGTTTGGGTTCCTAGAACCTTGAATGAGAAAGCGGATTTCATCAGTCGTATTATTGATTATGACGATTGGGGTATTGACGAACAGTTATTTATGTATGTAGATTCCCTATGGGGACCTCATGAGATAGACTGGTTTGCAAATGATGACAATCATAATTTAACGGTATTTTATTCCCGTTATTGGACGGTGAACTCGATGGGTATCGATGCATTTACTATTAACTGGCAAGGTGCCAATGGTTGGTTTGTACCACCTGTATGTTTAGTGTCTAAAGTAATAAGTTACATGAGGCAATGTTTTGCTCACGGGACACTTGTTTTACCTTTATGGAAGTCGGCAAGCTTTTGGCCGATGCTATGTCCTACGGGTGAAGGGTTCA